The genomic stretch CAACCCGACGactttgactctctctctctctctctctctctctctctctctctctctctctctctctctctctcacacacacacacacacacagacgtATAACTTACGAGATATGTTATGCAAATATCAGTCCTCACCTTCCTCCACCTGTTTAACGACTATTAAGcttctcctcttctctctctctctctttctctctctctctctctcgccatgGCTTCTTCCACGAGGAGCTTGGGGAGCTCAGCTGCGTCTATCTACGCCACCTTCACTGAGCTGTTGACAGGCGTCGGTAATAGCCAAGGCGAGGACATGACAAGGCTTGAGATGAGCTGGGAATTGGCAGGGGGTGATACAGGTGGCACATCCAAGTTCAAGTCTGCACCTCCTCCCTTCCTGCctctctcccctcctcctccatctccttcCTTCTCTTTCCCAACCAGCCTCAGCCTTACCGAGCTCTTGGAATCTCCACTCCTCCTCCCCGCTTCCTCTGTAAGTTGATAAGCCGAGCATGATTCACTCTTGTGATTTATGTGATTGGATATGTGAGACTTAACTTTTCCTTCTGCTCCTGCATAGATGTTGCCTTCTCCAACCACCGGTTCTCTCCCTGCACAGCATCTGAACTGGAGCTTCTCTGCTAATTCACAGGATGGAGCCTACTCCGACTTCTGTTTCCAAACCCAGGCAAAGTCTTTGATAAGAATTCCATGTAGTAATGATGCTTCTGTGCCTAAATTCCATGGATAACATGTCAAGGTTGGATTTGTCTTTTGATCATCACAGGGAGGAGAACGAAAACCCGAAGTCAAAGTTGAAGATGTTGTCCCAATTCATGCAAGTTCTTCTCAGGCCGTGAGAGGGCAGAGGAGATCAGATGATGGATACAACTGGAGGAAGTATGGCCAGAAACAGATTAAGGGAAGCGAGAACCCGGTCGGCTATTACAAGTGCACTTATCCCGATTGCCCAACGAAGAAGAAGGTGGAGATGTCCACTGATGGAGAGATTACTGAGATCGTGTACAAGGGcagccacaaccacccaaagcctcTGTCCACCAGAAAGCTTTCAGCTCCTCTGCCTTCCCAGACATCCGATCATTGCTTTGCTGATCCAGTTCTGACACCTGAGAATTCATCAGTTTCTTGCTGTGGATCTGAGGCAAAGGAATTCGACGACGACGAGCACGACGCGAAGCGCTCGTAAGCTTCGGCACATGACTCAGTTCGATGCTTTTGCACGAGAATTGAAATGAGAGAGAAAGGGCTTTGTTCATCTTGCAGGAGGAAGGAAGATGAGGGTAAGTGCTTCTCAGCTCCCGGAAACAGGACAGTTCGTGAGCCGAGAGTGGTGGTGCAGACTCCCAGCGACGTTGACATTCTTGACGATGGATATCGATGGAGGAAGTACGGGCAGAAGGTGGTCAAGGCGAATCGAAATCCCAGGTGAGCTCGCACTCCCATCTTCTCCTTGGAGCTGCTTGTCTCTCTTCCTACTCTTCCTATCACACCATGTCATGAACAGGAGCTACTACAAGTGCACCAGTAATGGCTGCCCGGTTAGGAAGCATGTGGAGAGGGCATCAAACGACCCGAGATCGGTGATCACCACGTACGAGGGAAAGCACAACCATGATGTTCCTGCAGCTAGAACACCTCAACCTGATTCAGCCATGGCTGATCATGTTAACCTCTTCCCCTACTAACACACGGATTCCTACAGAACATGTTCCTCGAGTCTGTGTCGAGCAGAGATTGATGTAAACTGTTTGTCATGTGAACCGTGTCTTAGAAAATTACAGGAAAATAGCGATATATTTCACTGATTTATTCTGTGCAAGTGATGCTGCCAATATAGATCATCGAGTAGTAATCTGCTCTCAGCTTCATAGGGTTTCAAGTTCATATGATCATGTCTCTTCATAGATCGACTACAATtccaaatcaaatgatgcatgatgaaacATAGAAACACTTGTTCTTGCTCGGTTCTCTAGTGGTCTAAAATGGTTGAAATGAGAAGGAAAGGGAAGACGAGAGTACACGATGCTTACAAGAAAAAACTAGTCTGATTAGTTTGAGTTGATGACCAGAGTTGCAACAGCTGTAAGCCTGAAACATTCTCATCACCCAGATGAACAAGATCTCAGTGAAGTCAAAGTCAAAGATCTACGGCGGTAGGATTCTCCTCCACGTGTTGGCCGGACATCCTGGCAAAGTCGTATCTGGTAGGTCAACTTGTCCTTTTTGTTGACTCCATGGAAATCTTTTGCTGACTGTCACTGCCGACACATGTTTCAGAAGGCCTACACATATTCCTGTCTTGGTTGACATGGTTTGTGAAGGTAAGTCAATGGTATAGGCTACAATTGCCACTGTTTCTTAGTCTCTATGTTAGCAGGATAAAGAATACTACATTGATTTATTATTATGAAGTATGCTTGGTAACcctattttaatattaataactctctaataaataataaaatataaatatattatttatggtctctcaattatcataaataataatgatctatcaattatcaaatatcatcaatgTTGATCCTAGGTCATTAACTATGAacgtaaaattataatatatttttatgaatataaattttaattaatttcaaTATAGAGCTAGATCATTATCTGAAAGTGATGCAATATACCTTTACCACCTAGGTGTTCTCGAATTACAAATGATGGGTTAGAAAATCACTCGTCACATCGATGCCCAAATGTTGTGTTGAGAAGTTAAGGATCATCTCATTTGTTTTGGATTAATATTTATAAAAGTTAGTCCAAGAATATAAAGTTAAATTAGTAAATTACCCATGTTTGTGTCAAGAagttaagggttctcttatttgtTTTGGATTAATGTTAATAAAAGTTAGTCCAAGAATATAGAGTCAAATTAGTAAATTAGAATATACGAACACTTTAAGGGAATAAATTATAATTAGTAAGTATTTTGATTacaagaagaataaatattatttgcttataAGAGACTAAGTAGATAAGGAAAAAATATAGAGAGATTGATACTactaaatttaaaatttgatatattagaaaagctaaacttaaaaataatataagaaatattattgataaggatcttaagaaaaatattataaatataaaaagattTAGAGATAGatttataattctaaaatttaTGAAAAGATAAGAGGTTTTGAATATCCATTAGTGCTTATGTCCTTTAAGTTGAATGgatgatcaaataaaaaaaatatattagaaaaacTTAGATGATATCGaatatatataattgaaaaaCTTATAATTAGAGGAGATTTAAATTACCATAGAGAAAAACATATGTTGAATATAGAGGGGTGTAGGAGGTTTTAGTTATAAGAAGATGAATGAAGATAGTGGtatgattttagattttataatttcgtatgtgttgaatctcgtattttgatgatgaaactacttgatatatgtttatgatttaatctgcgttttgagtgacgcaggatgctttgatcaggatgagacaattaaagcaagaaaatcatgttgtgccggaggaacatgtcagaagattggacgtcgggccggtggatcggtcgacgtatcgacagaaggcttcgggccgtggactcgggcatcgggccaagaagagcgggtattgtgccaaggatatcggagttgcggagccaactggccgattgggcaataggccgcaggaaaggacgatgcgccgaaaaatcggacgaagcgtcgagggaccaatgacatgccagacaacttggttaatcgcttaggattaattgtctcgattgaagttttgttttgagtgtgcaggattaactacgatgaaagttagacaagcagcaggagttgcgccggagtcaagttcatgatcacgttgggagttcgagagttcgacggaagttcggacggtcgtcggaggttctgcgagaacagatccgagaagtccagaagcttgccaagcgaagctcatcggaactcgccaagtggatcgtcgcaaagtccaggagtttgccggaagtccgcaagagcatcaccgagggttcatcggatgatcgatggaagttcgccggaaactcgccggaagaagcgattgacgcaccgaagcaaagctgcagaaattgtcttagatctaatcgtagttagcacgttgattaagttgaaaaatgggaggtgatcccattagcttaatcttggggcaattgggcccctgaaagactgaaattgggccgaatggagctaaccattcggaccttgattgcaccaggaggtgcaaccgcctaggccaggaggtggcaccgcctgagctcggtcttcgagctctggcagagaggtgcaaccgcctcagtcaagaggtggcaccgcctggggctcagtctccgagccagactcaagcggtgcaaccgcccctgacagagaggtgcaaccgcctgggctcagtcttcgagctctgccaggctgtcacggacaaacttctaaacaaggtgtttgatgtaatgcttatgtatgtccgtgtcttttggcatgttcatgccttgtacagaatgtaaaggggcggccgaaggcttaatagtcccattttagttgggttggtggcctctttaggcttgtaaataaaggttgtgtcatgtggacacgctcgagagcttttcggtctgtaatggaccattttaccctttgttgtgccactgttcagagcttgtaaagtctgtttgtaatttgctttgtctatgaagtgtttttcggacatgtttgcttgtggatcccgtttgaggcgttctctttaacccgttctctcttttgttggtcctaagggacaatgggaggcttcggggaggctgacctttgcggacggacgcgcaagggtgccgcacgacttaggcaaaaccagctaagtccgtgtcatatggtatcagagcgggacaagcactcatagaaacacttgacatgcaaacgtgggggacctagcggggctgcgttgagggcagtcagcacatgcgcgaccgtttgagggaaaacgggcatgaagatgtagggaaaagagtcgctcagaggagcgggcatctgagattggcattctgaggaatggccaacccttcgcgcaagaggcaccacgagaacaggcaagcttggaagaatctggagcgcacaaaggttgggatggctgagtttgagctacggctcaacgttgacaactttacttgatggtgctcaaggcaagcgaggcgcttggcaaaaggacgagaccatgcaaagtggaatgagttgctcagcgaccgaaagagttgtgcaaagctcacagaggtgaggggaattgctaactcgaagaattcggtactcatgcatgggcttgtatgcggacgatggattgttcgtggtcatcccaaggcgaccgagactcggcgccatggagcattgaaactttctcttcggcatgcgaaggatacgtccggaggaggctgaagtgtgcaacgagttcagcatgttgctaggcctggaggggtgcagcggtggctgtattgacgtggaggcgcaatctagcaagtgcgtttgcaagaggcagaacaatgcacagtttgttcagcagatcggagtagtccaaggggatggtggtctccgaaacgaagagagatgttgctccaacgggacagttatccaggagggataagtctcggctctccagagggagaatcatgtgagacggacttcacatgttgaggaggagtacctcacaaacaacaactccacgaagctcaatggaccgagcaagcagcgaggagttgtcacatgatctcgctcgagagaatgcatgggtggatgcattgcgagatcaagtgggggagcgacctgaagcaacttaaatgaaggcacacttagagtcgatatggagatcggactcaagggagggctgacccgtggaatggtgggcgtgagggccaccatcaactcaatgcaaaaaaaaaaaaaaaaaacgaggagcggagcaacttgggggtaacttggcgaagtactcaagccgcttgaagggagccagcatagaagttggaacatggagcagaggcacagtgctttccttagacagaggtcaaggacatgaactcttgcagaggcaagagtaagatcatgttgttctatgggtccttcattctgacggagcagactcatcttgcatggtgccaaagacgaagggagcttcggggcacatgcaccttatctcggaggagcatttgatggaggaactaaggcgactcaatttgcggaggcgaaattgagttcagaaggccttagcacggggcaagaggatgcagaggcgggtactcttgaagaatatgccatagtgttgccattcgagttgctatgaaggaagcggtgcgcagcggagattgtgctggtaggggcagaggcccaggatccaggcaatggtgcacaatttacagcgaagtcggtggacttcgggagcttctaggcgacggactgtcctagagcggtgcttcatctaggtgtgacccaagagtgggtggatgaaggtcgattgccaaaggagcgaacaaaatcgaaggtggaggagaccctgcgatgtattggcagaggccacacatggagggttcacaattcgagtttattccacaaggatcagaatgcaatggagatgtcaccaggaggcgacatggtgcagcggatcgtgggtgaatagttcgtggcaatgcgacacacacgacacagtcccgggagggtctagatcatatggaggtatgatcgggagctactgggagctccgctttggtgaacaacacgacggcaagaagggctatggattcaaggagtgaaggccatggtatcgcagaggcgggtcttccgggcgtgcaccgaattttgcatcggatgaaaaccttggtcatcagcatatgggggctgggttccaccaagggaaaagttcgaatgcaagtaccagtgagtcccatgagagggacttgatcatgcagaggtatgatcgaagcagctggagagttggactgctccagagctcatattcgcttaagggagcccgacaagtcagaggacaaggtcgagtaagcgaacgttgctaccaaggaagctaaggagaacagaatcggtgcaaaccctacaatgtgatggcagaggccatacatgggagttgtagtctgtatttccatcgaccaaacagattgcttggagaacacagaggtgttgaagcaggaggtcgaaaggggcgaggaagcgacgacaagtccagagggacttaactacccaaaatcaagcaatcagtgagaatggaggtggactcagaggagtgtcacgaaggcatatctactgattgtgaagaaaagggatgtagatgcgaggcgacggatagtagggccatgggcatggcagcgccatggtaccgcagaggcgggacttccgtcaaagtcattgatcccttgctctcacggagggagagcgcttggtcgtgaaaggggccgaggaggtggagcatggagaggcaatctccaagtaccgagacaaggctgaagggcagaggccaagaaacttcgtaagaccggtgtcaacaagtttctcatcaagatagccgtaagtgaaggacttcgggtcatgcaagagtgcacgaccaaggaacgaagcaggcagtacgtggtgctgtacctttgctactcagtggagtaggcggcagggttgatggagaagacggtacaatcccagaggcgacctcatctatcagagaattactccaagttggggtgaaaacttcctgcattccagaagttcaatggcattgagaaggtgaatcacagtagctaactcaacgcaaggagtgcaaacacttcaagtgcttcagaagtgtgagcaaagagcaggcgaaggccagtaaccagctcgatgcaagaAGTACAacttcgaggaggcgggcgaagtcaagtaacctttgccttctcaactcttaagagaatgggcgaaaccgagtaccccagttctcttatctatctagcagaggagctctgcacaagttcaaagacccttcgaagataatggaagacaatagttgtcaaatcctcaccaacggtgatcagtgctactgagagtagattgtccgcttcatttcccaacgaaatgccaatcgaaagcggaagtgatgcgaacctacttggatgtgacaactaactgaaagaagagtcaatgagcagattttgtggaggaaggacccaaaacttcagaagtttgcgaggcgatgctcgttaaagctccaacaagcatccacccagttcaagcagcatgtggaaattttgagaaactggcgcagtaagaatggtcttttccttcatttggtggatccgcaggaatcaacgaggatcaacacaactcagccaaccccacaccagagtcagagtcattggcgagttgaagcagcatggcggatcaaaggttcgactactcaaaaacagcagcggagagcagttgggagccaggaggcgcattgcagctggagcagaagattgaagactcagcaaaggcgaagagttgcagtgttcacaaaggcttcgacgaggacgtcgaagggataagtgggggagaatgtcacggacaaacttctaaacaaggtgtttgatgtaatgcttatgtatgtccgtgtcttttggcatgttcatgccttgtacagaatgtaaaggggcggccgaaggcttaatagtcccattttagttgggttggtggcctctttaggcttgtaaataaaggttgtgtcatgtggacacgctcgagagcttttcggtctgtaatggaccattttaccctttgttgtgccactgttcagagcttgtaaagtctgtttgtaatttgctttgtctatgaagtgtttttcggacatgtttgcttgtggatcccgtttgaggcgttctctttaacccgttctctcttttgttggtcctaagggacaatgggagg from Musa acuminata AAA Group cultivar baxijiao chromosome BXJ1-3, Cavendish_Baxijiao_AAA, whole genome shotgun sequence encodes the following:
- the LOC103977797 gene encoding WRKY transcription factor WRKY24; the encoded protein is MASSTRSLGSSAASIYATFTELLTGVGNSQGEDMTRLEMSWELAGGDTGGTSKFKSAPPPFLPLSPPPPSPSFSFPTSLSLTELLESPLLLPASSMLPSPTTGSLPAQHLNWSFSANSQDGAYSDFCFQTQGGERKPEVKVEDVVPIHASSSQAVRGQRRSDDGYNWRKYGQKQIKGSENPVGYYKCTYPDCPTKKKVEMSTDGEITEIVYKGSHNHPKPLSTRKLSAPLPSQTSDHCFADPVLTPENSSVSCCGSEAKEFDDDEHDAKRSRKEDEGKCFSAPGNRTVREPRVVVQTPSDVDILDDGYRWRKYGQKVVKANRNPRSYYKCTSNGCPVRKHVERASNDPRSVITTYEGKHNHDVPAARTPQPDSAMADHVNLFPY